A single Triticum dicoccoides isolate Atlit2015 ecotype Zavitan chromosome 2A, WEW_v2.0, whole genome shotgun sequence DNA region contains:
- the LOC119356553 gene encoding uncharacterized protein LOC119356553: protein MTSEGNKAAAPNEPLPIEPLASSGAKRKRGRPRKYEYSTFEQPHMTQPIQSIPPFRSALYNPNIQHDGVHINHTLGGTLDTKMHTVYVLPAQQTQGDRPSRPVESGSTVKFRENQVSSSSSAHLQGNLGKDVIIGKHFVGKMTKQCPGFSLITVRVKDNQVLRGWIPDETNLRPITPKDDLAPDLPMLQPSKLQKKASAIHRQAAPPLPVHLENVTIAKPLQMRRPVETSTTKHIIPPARRPYVGSGVVAAAPVSVISGNVSRPLPKQDTGYLSQEPSATVVPVTVKPAQPVLVSCRHVDQDVHVEGKSVPEFNTDSESSSGSKESSGQTPRGFPAAMDETEITSGSKEHSNTANSDQHICKEPSDNPELSDEPKTESSILKGVDGSTTEASGTTPAAEASSATPNPLDDVQSAVKEDELKVDSKESRLTTTT from the exons ATGACATCAGAAGGGAATAAAGCTGCTGCACCTAATGAACCGCTGCCCATTGAGCCACTCGCAAGCTCTGGTGCAAAGCGTAAGCGTGGTCGTCCAAGGAAGTACGAGTACTCTACATTTGAACAGCCACACATGACACAGCCCATTCAAAGCATTCCACCTTTTCGCAGTGCGCTGTATAACCCAAATATCCAACATGATGGGGTGCATATTAACCATACATTAGGTGGTACTCTTGACACTAAAATGCACACAGTTTATGTGCTGCCTGCACAGCAGACTCAAGGTGATAGGCCCAGTCGACCTGTAGAGTCTGGTAGCACAGTCAAGTTTCGTGAAAATCAAGTCTCCAGCAGTAGTAGTGCTCATCTGCAAGGTAATTTAGGCAAGGATGTTATCATTGGCAAGCATTTTGTTGGAAAGATGACCAAGCAATGTCCTGGATTTTCTCTTATTACGGTGAGAGTGAAGGACAATCAGGTGCTCAGAGGTTGGATCCCAGATGAAACTAACCTACGCCCAATAACACCGAAGGATGATCTTGCCCCTGACCTCCCCATGCTCCAACCAAGTAAACTTCAAAAGAAAGCATCTGCAATCCACAGACAAGCTGCTCCTCCCTTACCAGTCCACTTAGAGAACGTTACAATTGCAAAGCCTCTTCAGATGAGGAGGCCTGTGGAGACATCTACCACTAAGCACATCATCCCTCCTGCTCGAAGACCTTACGTTGGTTCTGGGGTTGTTGCAGCAGCACCTGTTTCGGTTATATCTGGGAATGTATCAAGGCCTttgcccaagcaagacactggataTTTGAGCCAAGAACCATCAGCTACTGTGGTGCCAGTCACAGTTAAACCTGCCCAGCCTGTATTAGTATCATGCAGACATGTGGATCAAGATGTGCATGTTGAAGGAAAATCTGTCCCTGAGTTTAACACTGATTCTGAATCTTCAAGTGGAAGCAAGGAGTCATCAG GCCAAACTCCGCGTGGTTTTCCAGCTGCCATGGATGAGACTGAGATAACATCAG GCTCCAAGGAACACTCAAATACTGCTAATAGCGACCAACATATTTGTAAGGAACCATCAG ATAACCCAGAACTGTCTGATGAACCAAAGACAGAATCTAGCATCCTGAAAGGAGTTGATGGCTCAACGACAGAAGCCTCAG GAACTACACCAGCGGCAGAGGCCTCAAGTGCAACTCCTAATCCCCTAG ATGATGTTCAGTCTGCTGTTAAGGAAGACGAACTGAAGGTTGACAGCAAAGAAAGCAGGCTGACAACGACGACATAG
- the LOC119352042 gene encoding BTB/POZ and MATH domain-containing protein 1-like has product MAGERVPEKITSSKILAETTATLSLEVTNYLQLTGMGVSKFVSSPAFRIGGYDWRIDFFLDGENEDCAGNASAFLTYLSQDVDVSTKFRMRMLEKKGRSPPVASFDVSKRVFSSGPYKDDSWGHYKFVDKAKLESLSQLGDGCFTVLCDVTVTHDSLPVELPFHLGRVLRDGRGTDVTFHVGRRKFHAHSPVLAARPPVFEAQLYGPMADKDMGRVKIVGVKPFIFETMLHYIYTDFLPPCPDEGGYSAAAMQHLLVAADRYGLDRLKLMCEEELCKRIDAETIATMSMLADQHHCKRLKDACLELFPAAARGRPRGKRVKSTTPIVSNKLRRGLRSDTKLRRVLRSDKEGYVEMALP; this is encoded by the coding sequence ATGGCAGGAGAGCGCGTACCTGAGAAGATAACGTCGTCCAAGATCTTAGCAGAGACCACCGCGACTCTATCTCTCGAGGTGACCAACTACCTGCAGCTCACGGGCATGGGCGTCAGCAAATTCGTTTCTTCCCCGGCCTTCAGAATCGGCGGCTATGACTGGCGCATCGACTTCTTTCTGGACGGAGAAAACGAGGACTGTGCCGGCAACGCCTCAGCGTTCCTGACCTATCTTAGCCAAGACGTGGACGTGAGCACCAAGTTCAGGATGAGAATGCTGGAGAAGAAGGGCCGGTCACCGCCGGTAGCAAGCTTCGACGTGTCGAAGCGCGTCTTCTCTTCGGGGCCATACAAGGACGATAGCTGGGGCCACTACAAATTCGTGGACAAGGCCAAGCTGGAATCGCTGTCGCAGCTCGGGGACGGCTGCTTCACGGTACTGTGCGACGTGACCGTCACACACGATTCGCTGCCGGTGGAGCTGCCTTTCCACCTCGGACGCGTGCTCAGAGACGGGAGAGGCACGGACGTTACGTTCCACGTGGGCCGTCGGAAGTTCCACGCTCACAGTCCCGTCCTCGCCGCACGGCCGCCCGTCTTCGAAGCTCAGCTCTATGGCCCCATGGCGGACAAGGACATGGGGCGCGTCAAGATCGTCGGCGTGAAGCCTTTCATCTTTGAGACGATGCTTCACTACATCTACACGGACTTCCTACCGCCATGCCCCGATGAAGGAGGCTATAGCGCCGCGGCCATGCAACATTTACTGGTCGCGGCTGATAGGTACGGGCTTGACAGACTGAAACTTATGTGCGAGGAAGAGTTGTGCAAAAGAATCGATGCGGAGACCATCGCAACCATGTCGATGCTGGCAGATCAGCACCACTGCAAGAGGCTCAAGGATGCATGCCTAGAGTTGTTTCCGGCTGCCGCACGTGGGCGTCCTCGAGGTAAACGTGTCAAGTCAACCACACCCATCGTCAGCAACAAGCTCCGTCGTGGTCTAAGAAGTGACACCAAGCTCCGTCGTGTTCTTAGAAGTGACAAGGAAGGATATGTTGAGATGGCGCTCCCATGA